In Hyphomicrobium denitrificans 1NES1, one DNA window encodes the following:
- a CDS encoding TlpA family protein disulfide reductase, with translation MAASNTGGPQKALWIVALTALTGFGAVYVIGGRFDNAGSSKSDTVAQNSSAPGVGASGESSFKFGKMAAFVAKKTPEPLPDIKFQDAAGKEVTLSSLKGKTILLNLWATWCGPCREEMPALNRLQAKLGSDKFEVVALSLDRKGYEASKKFLDDLKADKVKLYADPTAKQGMELKLLGMPTTILINKDGLEVGRLAGAAEWDSDDAKKLIQAAMN, from the coding sequence ATGGCAGCGAGCAACACGGGTGGGCCGCAAAAGGCCCTTTGGATCGTGGCGCTGACAGCGCTGACTGGGTTCGGCGCCGTATACGTTATCGGAGGCCGGTTCGACAACGCGGGTTCGTCGAAATCGGACACTGTTGCCCAGAATTCCTCGGCCCCGGGCGTCGGCGCATCGGGAGAATCCTCATTCAAATTCGGAAAAATGGCTGCCTTCGTCGCCAAGAAGACGCCGGAGCCGCTGCCCGACATCAAATTCCAGGATGCCGCGGGCAAAGAAGTCACTCTTTCGAGCCTTAAAGGAAAGACGATCCTGCTCAACCTCTGGGCCACGTGGTGCGGACCCTGCCGCGAAGAGATGCCGGCCCTCAACCGGCTACAGGCAAAACTTGGCAGCGATAAATTCGAAGTCGTGGCTTTGAGCCTCGACCGCAAAGGCTATGAGGCTTCGAAGAAGTTCCTCGATGATCTGAAAGCCGACAAGGTGAAGCTCTACGCCGACCCGACCGCCAAGCAGGGAATGGAGCTGAAACTCCTCGGTATGCCGACGACGATCCTGATCAACAAGGACGGGCTTGAGGTCGGCCGCTTGGCGGGCGCTGCCGAGTGGGACTCCGACGACGCCAAGAAGCTCATCCAAGCCGCGATGAACTGA
- a CDS encoding Hsp33 family molecular chaperone HslO codes for MPNNPQPPRLSADDSVVVFRTRRSNVRGRLVRLGKMLDEIVTPHAMPDAPSRYLSEAIALAALCGSALPDGGNLNLQVRASGAVSILVADYAAPGRLRGYARYDEAKLNVANTQGMDLGTGHLALTLDSGPGEERYQGVLAFENAPLQATAAAYFEQREGLPTFIRIAVANQFIAARQAASVTSRWHRRGGGLMVQSLTTERNSDDNRAGEDWRRVEMLAATVEDYELLDPELPVERLLLRLFHEEQVAIERAIPLFSFCRCSRAKVENVLTTFGAAELTDMCDDSGRIVVTCEFCTSRYSFSLDDLKQAGG; via the coding sequence ATGCCAAACAACCCGCAGCCGCCGCGCCTGTCGGCTGACGACAGTGTCGTCGTCTTTCGCACGCGACGCTCGAACGTCCGCGGCCGGCTTGTCCGACTTGGCAAGATGCTCGATGAGATCGTCACGCCGCATGCGATGCCGGACGCTCCAAGCCGGTATCTGTCGGAGGCCATCGCTTTGGCCGCACTCTGTGGTTCGGCTCTACCCGATGGGGGCAATCTCAATCTGCAGGTGCGCGCGAGCGGAGCGGTGTCAATTCTCGTTGCCGACTACGCGGCACCTGGGCGATTGCGCGGATATGCGCGTTATGACGAGGCCAAGCTGAATGTTGCCAATACTCAGGGCATGGATCTTGGCACCGGACACCTCGCGCTGACGCTCGATTCCGGCCCTGGCGAGGAACGGTATCAAGGTGTTCTCGCATTTGAAAATGCTCCGCTGCAGGCAACGGCGGCGGCCTATTTCGAGCAACGAGAAGGCCTGCCGACGTTTATCCGGATTGCGGTCGCGAACCAGTTCATCGCGGCGCGTCAGGCGGCGTCTGTTACGTCGCGATGGCATCGGCGCGGCGGTGGATTGATGGTTCAAAGTCTGACGACTGAGAGAAATTCGGATGACAATCGAGCCGGTGAAGACTGGCGCCGTGTCGAGATGCTCGCTGCGACCGTCGAAGACTACGAGCTTCTCGATCCTGAGCTGCCTGTCGAGCGTTTGCTGCTCAGACTATTTCATGAAGAGCAGGTCGCGATCGAGCGTGCGATTCCCCTTTTCTCGTTCTGCAGATGCAGCCGTGCGAAGGTCGAGAACGTGCTGACCACGTTCGGGGCGGCTGAGCTTACCGATATGTGCGACGACAGCGGCAGGATCGTCGTCACATGCGAGTTCTGCACGTCGCGGTATTCATTTTCTCTCGACGATCTGAAGCAGGCCGGTGGCTAG
- the argF gene encoding ornithine carbamoyltransferase — MLEKAPTLMAAKQGPRHFLDIADLDAETLRKIIDNAHAMKRAGKRVPADLRPKGIEDCVLVLIFEKPSTRTRVSFDVAMRQLGGGALTLNHDDLQLGRGESVADTARVLSRYADGIMIRANAHATLAELARHATIPVINGLTEKSHPCQIMADIQTFEEHLGPIKGRTVAWVGDGNNVAVSWMHAAVRFGFKLRLACPKALYPEAEFIDWVRREKGNVEISTDPNEAVKGADCVVTDTWVSMGQSDAAKRKKMLAPYAVDAKLMSKANKNAIFMHCLPAYRGHEVSEEVLEGLQSVVFDEAENRLHAQKAILAWCFGG; from the coding sequence ATGCTGGAGAAGGCTCCGACTTTAATGGCTGCCAAACAGGGCCCAAGGCATTTTCTCGATATTGCCGATCTCGATGCCGAGACGTTGCGCAAGATCATCGACAACGCGCACGCGATGAAGCGTGCGGGAAAACGCGTGCCTGCAGACTTGCGTCCGAAAGGCATCGAAGATTGCGTATTGGTGCTGATTTTCGAGAAGCCCTCGACGCGGACGCGCGTGTCGTTCGATGTCGCGATGCGCCAGCTCGGCGGCGGAGCTTTGACGCTCAATCACGATGATCTGCAGCTTGGACGCGGCGAATCTGTTGCGGACACGGCGCGTGTGCTGTCGCGCTATGCCGACGGCATCATGATCCGCGCCAATGCGCACGCCACGCTCGCGGAGCTTGCGCGTCACGCGACAATCCCGGTCATCAACGGGCTGACTGAAAAGAGTCATCCATGCCAGATCATGGCGGACATCCAAACGTTCGAGGAGCACCTCGGGCCCATCAAAGGCCGGACGGTGGCCTGGGTCGGAGACGGCAACAACGTTGCCGTTTCGTGGATGCACGCGGCAGTCCGTTTCGGGTTCAAGCTCAGGCTCGCTTGTCCGAAAGCCCTTTATCCCGAAGCCGAGTTCATCGACTGGGTTCGGCGCGAGAAGGGCAATGTGGAAATCAGCACCGATCCCAACGAAGCGGTGAAGGGAGCCGATTGCGTCGTCACCGACACCTGGGTGTCGATGGGGCAATCGGATGCCGCCAAGCGCAAGAAGATGCTGGCGCCCTATGCCGTCGATGCCAAGCTGATGAGCAAGGCCAACAAGAACGCCATCTTCATGCATTGCCTGCCCGCATATCGCGGACATGAGGTGAGTGAAGAGGTGCTCGAAGGGCTGCAATCGGTTGTTTTCGACGAAGCCGAAAACCGGCTGCATGCGCAGAAGGCCATTCTTGCCTGGTGTTTTGGCGGCTAA
- a CDS encoding histidine kinase — protein sequence MPLRFKSLPSLLCATVAGLMLSACSTTPLPSIGSINPFGGNSLSEVDRAFLQAAGSWDTNHDNVVTCNEWKSYAEDLFNGADADHDDSLDANEWPNLIKVDRLFETANLQYYDANGDGKVTRAEFVDKQNPAFVLMDKAGTCKLDGSQIASARSKTEYDVSGAKPQSGDPREASGQAGKVANGGMR from the coding sequence ATGCCCCTGCGCTTTAAATCTTTGCCTTCCCTCCTTTGCGCAACCGTAGCCGGGCTTATGCTGTCGGCATGTTCGACGACGCCGTTGCCGTCGATCGGATCGATCAATCCGTTTGGAGGCAACTCGCTGTCTGAAGTCGATCGCGCATTTCTACAGGCTGCCGGAAGCTGGGACACGAACCACGACAACGTCGTGACGTGCAACGAATGGAAATCTTACGCCGAAGACCTGTTCAACGGCGCAGACGCCGATCACGATGACTCTCTGGACGCCAACGAGTGGCCTAATCTCATCAAGGTCGATCGCCTCTTCGAGACTGCAAACTTGCAATATTACGATGCGAACGGCGACGGCAAAGTCACTCGCGCCGAGTTTGTCGACAAGCAGAACCCCGCGTTCGTTCTGATGGACAAGGCCGGAACCTGTAAGCTTGACGGTTCGCAAATCGCCAGCGCTCGCTCCAAGACGGAATATGACGTCTCCGGCGCCAAGCCTCAAAGTGGCGACCCGCGTGAAGCGAGCGGCCAAGCCGGTAAGGTCGCCAACGGCGGTATGCGCTAA
- the dapD gene encoding 2,3,4,5-tetrahydropyridine-2,6-dicarboxylate N-succinyltransferase: MLDLQKTIESAWENRDAVSFDTKGSVRDAVEAALNLLDTGAARVAEKKDGAWTVNQWLKKAVLLSFRLNDMETISGGPAGSFYWDKVPPKFAGWTEADFRKGGFRVLPGAIVRRSAYIAPGAVLLPSFVNLGAYVDSGTMVDTWATVGSCAQIGRNCHISGGAGIGGVLEPLQAGPVIIEDNCFIGARAEVAEGVQVGEGSVLSMGVYLGASTTIIDRTTGEKFFGKVPPYSVVVSGSMAGKSLPNGEPGPNLYCAVIVKRVDEKTRSKTSINELLRD, from the coding sequence ATGCTCGATCTACAGAAGACCATCGAGAGCGCGTGGGAAAACCGCGATGCCGTTTCGTTCGATACTAAGGGGTCCGTTCGGGATGCGGTCGAGGCCGCCCTTAACCTTCTGGATACGGGCGCCGCGCGTGTTGCCGAGAAGAAGGACGGCGCCTGGACGGTCAATCAGTGGCTGAAAAAGGCAGTTCTTTTGTCTTTCCGCCTCAACGACATGGAAACAATCTCCGGCGGCCCGGCCGGCAGCTTCTATTGGGACAAGGTGCCCCCGAAATTCGCCGGATGGACGGAAGCCGACTTCCGCAAGGGCGGTTTTCGCGTACTGCCGGGCGCCATCGTCCGCCGCTCGGCCTACATCGCACCGGGCGCCGTGTTGCTCCCCTCGTTCGTGAACCTCGGTGCCTATGTCGACAGCGGCACCATGGTCGACACTTGGGCCACCGTCGGAAGCTGCGCCCAGATCGGCAGGAACTGCCATATCTCCGGCGGCGCCGGCATCGGCGGTGTCCTGGAGCCGCTGCAGGCCGGCCCGGTCATCATCGAGGACAACTGCTTCATCGGCGCTCGCGCCGAAGTCGCCGAAGGCGTTCAGGTCGGTGAAGGCTCCGTGCTTTCGATGGGCGTCTATCTCGGGGCTTCGACCACGATCATCGACCGCACGACGGGGGAAAAATTTTTCGGCAAAGTGCCGCCCTATTCGGTCGTCGTCTCAGGGTCGATGGCAGGCAAGTCCCTGCCGAACGGCGAACCGGGGCCGAACCTCTACTGCGCGGTGATCGTCAAGCGGGTCGACGAGAAGACGCGCTCGAAGACAAGCATAAACGAGCTTCTCAGGGATTGA
- a CDS encoding HU family DNA-binding protein — MAKAPAKAAAKIETVTLKHMAAALAEAHEIPKKQSIALLEDLVASIAKHLKKGARIRIGGLGVLQVRKRPARMGRNPATGEAIKIKASKKIAFRAAKELKESI; from the coding sequence ATGGCGAAGGCTCCGGCAAAGGCAGCTGCAAAGATCGAAACCGTCACTCTGAAGCATATGGCGGCGGCACTCGCCGAAGCGCATGAGATCCCGAAGAAGCAGTCGATCGCGCTGCTCGAAGACCTTGTGGCTTCGATCGCCAAGCATCTGAAGAAGGGCGCGCGCATCCGCATCGGCGGCCTCGGCGTGCTGCAGGTTCGCAAGCGTCCGGCGCGCATGGGCCGCAACCCGGCGACGGGCGAAGCCATCAAAATCAAGGCCTCGAAGAAGATCGCCTTCCGCGCGGCTAAGGAACTCAAAGAGTCGATCTAA
- the argE gene encoding acetylornithine deacetylase, with translation MSAGSETQTPAELLARLVAFDTTSYRSNLGIIAFIEDYLSQHGVASRRIVSGDGEKSSLYATIGPDDEGGVALSGHTDVVPVDGQTWTSDPFTMRAADGRYYGRGTADMKGFIAAVLAATPDFKRRKLKTPIHFAFSYDEEVGCLGVRPMLAELGKDLPKPRMVVVGEPTSMQVVDAHKGPVRWLVEVKGRAAHSSMAPLGVNAITYAARLIGELERIEGELKKTVRNARFDPDYPTLQVTMLEGGTASNIIPISCTFGFEVRALPGLDPAIIERRLRLFAETECLPEMRLVAPESEISITRKNTVTPFGADRTSDVVALALKLTGQNETHTVSFATEAGLFQEAGAPAVVCGPGDIAQAHTADEWIAESEIAKCLAFLKRLGDWAEA, from the coding sequence ATGAGTGCGGGAAGCGAAACTCAAACACCGGCAGAGTTGCTGGCTCGCCTCGTCGCGTTCGATACGACGAGCTACCGGAGCAACCTTGGCATCATCGCCTTCATCGAAGACTATTTAAGCCAGCACGGCGTTGCATCGCGCCGGATCGTCAGCGGCGACGGCGAGAAATCGTCGCTCTACGCGACCATTGGGCCTGATGACGAAGGCGGCGTAGCGTTATCGGGACATACCGACGTCGTACCCGTCGATGGCCAAACCTGGACCAGCGACCCGTTCACGATGAGAGCCGCCGACGGACGTTATTATGGTCGCGGCACGGCGGATATGAAAGGCTTCATCGCGGCGGTTCTGGCGGCAACACCGGATTTCAAACGCCGGAAGCTCAAGACGCCGATCCACTTCGCGTTCTCCTACGATGAGGAAGTCGGCTGCCTTGGCGTTCGCCCGATGCTCGCGGAACTCGGCAAGGACCTGCCGAAACCCCGCATGGTCGTCGTCGGCGAACCGACATCGATGCAAGTCGTCGATGCCCATAAGGGCCCTGTGCGCTGGCTCGTTGAAGTCAAGGGCCGGGCGGCGCATTCGAGCATGGCTCCGCTCGGCGTCAACGCCATCACTTACGCGGCGCGCCTTATCGGTGAGCTTGAGCGCATCGAAGGCGAACTCAAGAAAACCGTTCGCAACGCCCGTTTCGATCCCGACTACCCGACGCTGCAGGTAACCATGCTTGAAGGTGGCACGGCGTCGAACATCATTCCCATAAGCTGCACGTTCGGATTCGAGGTGCGCGCGTTGCCGGGCCTTGATCCGGCAATCATCGAACGCCGCCTGCGCCTGTTTGCCGAGACGGAATGCCTGCCCGAAATGCGCCTCGTCGCGCCGGAGTCCGAGATTTCCATAACGCGAAAGAATACCGTCACACCCTTCGGGGCCGACCGGACGTCCGACGTCGTCGCACTCGCCCTGAAGCTTACGGGCCAAAACGAAACCCACACTGTTTCCTTCGCAACGGAAGCAGGGCTGTTTCAGGAGGCCGGCGCTCCGGCCGTCGTCTGCGGCCCGGGAGATATCGCGCAAGCCCATACCGCCGACGAGTGGATCGCCGAAAGCGAGATCGCAAAGTGCTTGGCGTTTCTGAAGCGGCTCGGAGATTGGGCGGAAGCCTGA
- a CDS encoding DUF1428 domain-containing protein: MAYVDEFVVAVPEKSIADYKKLARKAGKIWLEHGALEYVECIADDVPVGKVTSFPRAVKLKEDEVVAFSWIVYKSRADRDAVLKKVMADPRLPKDMSQMPFDAKRLIYGGFKTIVEM, from the coding sequence ATGGCTTACGTCGATGAGTTTGTTGTTGCAGTCCCCGAGAAATCCATAGCCGACTACAAAAAGCTCGCACGCAAGGCCGGAAAGATCTGGCTGGAACACGGCGCGCTCGAATATGTCGAATGCATCGCCGATGACGTGCCCGTCGGCAAAGTCACCTCGTTCCCACGAGCGGTCAAACTCAAGGAGGATGAAGTCGTGGCTTTCTCCTGGATCGTCTACAAGTCACGCGCGGACCGCGACGCCGTCCTGAAAAAAGTCATGGCCGACCCACGCCTGCCGAAAGACATGTCGCAGATGCCATTCGACGCCAAACGCTTGATTTATGGCGGCTTCAAAACGATCGTTGAGATGTAA
- the metZ gene encoding O-succinylhomoserine sulfhydrylase — protein MANEEQHSAGQNWRPETALVHAGITRSQWNETAEALYLTQGFVYNTAEQAEARFKQEDPGFQYTRFGNPTTSMFEDRLRIFEGAEACLATATGMAAVTASILSYVKTGDHIVAARAMFGSCRNVIELICGRLGVTSTLVDGKDLNAWRDAIQPNTKMFFFETPSNPNLELVDIAEVSKIAREKGIVTIVDNVFATPMLQRPIALGADVVVYSATKHIDGQGRCLGGAVLGKIDFITKYVQEWLRQTGPSMSPFTAWMLLKSLETMPVRIRAACASAAKIADLLAGLKGVTRVIYPGRSDHPQAELAAKQMPGGGQMIAFEVEGGKKAAFKCLNALRLIIISNNLGDTKSIVTHPATTTHFKLTPAQREELGISDGMIRLSIGLEAAEDLADDLTNAVKAASG, from the coding sequence ATGGCAAATGAAGAGCAACACTCTGCCGGGCAAAATTGGCGGCCCGAGACCGCCCTCGTCCATGCTGGCATCACACGATCGCAATGGAACGAAACGGCCGAAGCGCTCTATCTCACGCAGGGTTTCGTTTATAATACTGCCGAGCAGGCCGAGGCCCGCTTTAAGCAGGAGGACCCGGGATTCCAGTATACCCGCTTCGGCAATCCGACGACGTCCATGTTCGAGGATCGGCTCAGGATATTCGAAGGCGCTGAGGCATGTCTCGCCACTGCAACCGGCATGGCGGCCGTCACCGCCTCGATCCTCTCTTACGTCAAAACGGGTGACCACATTGTCGCGGCACGAGCCATGTTCGGGTCCTGCCGCAACGTCATCGAATTGATCTGCGGGCGTCTCGGCGTCACCTCGACCTTGGTCGATGGCAAGGACTTGAACGCCTGGCGCGACGCCATCCAACCAAATACGAAGATGTTCTTCTTCGAAACGCCGTCGAACCCGAACCTCGAACTCGTCGATATTGCCGAGGTCAGCAAGATTGCCCGCGAGAAGGGCATCGTGACGATCGTCGACAATGTGTTCGCGACGCCGATGCTCCAGCGGCCGATCGCGCTCGGGGCCGACGTCGTCGTCTATTCCGCGACCAAGCACATCGACGGCCAAGGTCGCTGCCTCGGCGGCGCCGTGCTCGGAAAAATCGATTTTATCACGAAATACGTGCAGGAATGGCTTCGCCAGACTGGCCCCTCCATGTCGCCGTTCACTGCGTGGATGCTGCTCAAGAGCCTGGAAACCATGCCCGTCCGCATTCGGGCAGCATGCGCGTCCGCTGCAAAGATTGCCGATCTGCTCGCGGGCCTAAAAGGGGTGACGCGGGTCATCTATCCGGGCCGCTCAGACCATCCGCAGGCAGAGCTTGCCGCAAAACAGATGCCTGGCGGCGGCCAGATGATCGCTTTCGAGGTCGAAGGTGGAAAAAAGGCAGCCTTCAAGTGCCTCAACGCGCTGCGCCTCATCATCATTTCGAATAACCTGGGGGACACCAAAAGCATCGTCACGCACCCGGCGACGACGACGCACTTCAAGCTGACTCCCGCCCAGCGCGAAGAACTGGGCATTAGCGATGGCATGATCCGGCTTTCTATCGGGCTTGAAGCCGCCGAAGATTTGGCCGACGATCTGACGAACGCGGTAAAGGCGGCCTCGGGCTGA
- the dapE gene encoding succinyl-diaminopimelate desuccinylase — protein MTFDPTDSVALTQALIRCESVTPHEGGALTLLQNVLEPAGFTCHRLVFSEPGTPDVDNLYARLGTGRPHLSFAGHTDVVPAGNESAWTVPPFSGDIRDGKIYGRGAVDMKGCVAAFVSAALKYIRHYSGLPRGSLSFLITGDEEGPSINGTMKILDWLKSRDEVVDACIVGEPSNPEALGDEIRIGRRGSVNAEIIVHGKQGHSAYPQIADNPVPKLARIIDRLATAKLDDGTPDFQPSNLQVTVISVPNTATNVIPGKAVAKINIRYNDLWRRPTIEAWVRDKLAHAAAEVGAKYDLSFSGTGDVFLTKPGPLVSTLKDAVQFVTGRVPKLTTSGGTSDARFIKDICPVVEFGLVNATIHQVDEHTSIADLEKLTDIYGRFISNYFRTG, from the coding sequence ATGACGTTTGATCCGACCGATTCCGTTGCCTTGACGCAGGCGCTCATCCGCTGCGAAAGCGTGACGCCGCACGAAGGCGGCGCGCTGACGCTGCTGCAGAATGTTCTCGAGCCGGCCGGCTTCACCTGTCACCGGCTGGTCTTTTCCGAGCCCGGAACACCCGACGTCGACAACCTCTATGCCCGCCTCGGCACGGGCAGACCGCATCTTTCGTTTGCCGGGCACACCGACGTCGTGCCGGCCGGAAACGAATCGGCGTGGACCGTTCCGCCATTCTCCGGCGACATCAGGGATGGCAAAATTTACGGCCGCGGCGCTGTCGATATGAAGGGTTGCGTCGCCGCCTTCGTTTCGGCCGCGCTGAAGTACATTCGCCATTATAGCGGCCTGCCGCGCGGCTCGCTGTCGTTTCTGATCACGGGCGACGAAGAAGGCCCATCGATCAACGGCACGATGAAAATCCTCGACTGGCTCAAGTCGCGCGATGAGGTCGTCGATGCCTGCATCGTCGGGGAACCGTCGAACCCTGAAGCGTTGGGCGACGAGATCCGGATCGGACGTCGCGGGTCCGTCAATGCCGAGATCATCGTCCACGGCAAGCAGGGCCATTCCGCTTATCCGCAAATCGCAGACAATCCGGTGCCGAAGCTCGCCCGCATCATCGATCGCCTCGCGACCGCAAAGCTCGACGATGGGACGCCGGACTTCCAGCCGTCAAACCTGCAGGTGACGGTCATCTCGGTGCCGAACACCGCGACGAACGTCATCCCTGGCAAGGCCGTCGCGAAGATCAACATTCGTTACAACGATCTCTGGCGGCGCCCGACGATCGAAGCCTGGGTCCGCGACAAGCTTGCGCACGCCGCCGCGGAAGTCGGCGCAAAGTACGATCTGAGCTTTTCCGGCACCGGCGACGTCTTCCTGACGAAGCCCGGCCCTCTCGTCTCGACATTGAAAGATGCAGTGCAGTTCGTGACCGGTCGTGTCCCGAAACTGACGACCAGCGGCGGCACATCGGATGCGCGCTTCATCAAGGACATTTGCCCCGTCGTCGAATTCGGCCTCGTCAATGCCACGATCCATCAGGTCGACGAGCACACCAGCATCGCCGACCTCGAAAAGCTCACCGACATTTACGGCCGCTTCATCTCGAACTATTTCCGCACCGGCTGA
- a CDS encoding 2'-deoxycytidine 5'-triphosphate deaminase: MAKAERIIAASKRRDAAQGIVPSQGITRMIASGQIMLAEPVAETQVQPASLDLRLGPVAYRVRASFLPKPGGRVQSRLDDLALHTISLSQGAVLETGCVYIVPLLESLELPADIEASANPKSSTGRLDVFTRVIADGVGAFDQIPHGYHGPLFAEICPQTFPIVVRKGSRLSQIRFRVGTAADSDVDLKELHKRERLVSTEDADISGGIALSVDLAGDAKGLVGFRARRHTGVVDVDKPDAYPIEDYWDPIYVKDRHRLILDPDQFYILASKEAVHVPPTHAAEMVPFNPLVGEFRVHYAGFMDPGFGHAPAGGGGSRVVLEVRSHKVPFILEDGQIIGRLIYERMIETPNMIYGQGLKSNYQGQGLKLSKHFK; the protein is encoded by the coding sequence ATGGCGAAAGCAGAGAGGATCATTGCGGCGTCGAAGCGGCGCGATGCGGCTCAAGGCATCGTTCCGTCGCAGGGCATTACTCGAATGATTGCGTCCGGGCAGATCATGCTTGCGGAGCCGGTCGCGGAAACGCAAGTGCAGCCGGCCAGCCTCGACCTGAGACTTGGGCCGGTCGCGTATCGGGTTCGGGCGAGCTTTCTGCCCAAGCCCGGCGGGCGCGTGCAGTCGAGGCTCGACGACCTCGCGCTGCATACGATCAGCTTGAGTCAGGGCGCTGTGCTCGAAACAGGCTGCGTCTATATCGTGCCGTTGCTCGAAAGTCTGGAGCTGCCTGCGGATATCGAGGCTTCCGCCAACCCGAAAAGCTCGACAGGGCGACTTGATGTTTTCACGCGCGTCATTGCCGACGGAGTGGGCGCGTTCGATCAGATCCCCCACGGATATCACGGGCCACTCTTCGCGGAGATTTGCCCGCAGACGTTCCCAATCGTCGTAAGGAAGGGTTCGCGGCTTTCGCAAATCCGCTTTCGCGTCGGCACGGCGGCCGACAGCGATGTCGATCTCAAGGAGCTGCATAAGCGCGAGCGGTTGGTTTCGACTGAGGATGCCGACATCTCGGGTGGCATCGCGCTGTCGGTCGATCTGGCGGGCGATGCCAAGGGGCTCGTCGGGTTTCGCGCGCGGCGGCATACGGGCGTCGTCGATGTCGACAAGCCGGATGCCTATCCCATCGAAGATTATTGGGACCCTATTTATGTCAAGGACAGGCATCGGCTGATCCTCGACCCGGATCAATTCTATATCCTTGCCTCGAAAGAGGCGGTGCACGTGCCGCCGACGCACGCCGCGGAAATGGTGCCGTTCAACCCGCTGGTCGGCGAGTTCCGGGTTCATTATGCGGGTTTCATGGACCCCGGTTTCGGCCATGCTCCGGCGGGCGGCGGCGGGTCGCGCGTCGTGCTCGAAGTGCGCTCACATAAGGTGCCGTTCATTCTCGAAGACGGGCAGATCATCGGCCGCTTGATCTACGAGCGCATGATCGAGACGCCGAATATGATTTACGGCCAGGGACTCAAGTCAAACTACCAGGGGCAGGGACTGAAGCTTTCGAAGCATTTTAAATAA
- the apaG gene encoding Co2+/Mg2+ efflux protein ApaG, protein MTKNTPASTSKRQVASHPYEAITRGIRIRVEPQYLDDQSSPEDSHFVWSYAVEISNDGQEAVQLKSRTWRITDALGHTEEVRGPGVIGQNPVIQPGESFNYMSGCPLKTPQGIMVGSYQMTDESGTLFDVAIPAFSLDSPYTRRSMN, encoded by the coding sequence ATGACCAAGAACACGCCGGCATCGACATCGAAAAGACAGGTCGCCAGCCACCCTTATGAAGCCATCACGCGTGGCATCCGTATTCGCGTCGAGCCGCAGTACCTGGACGATCAGTCATCGCCCGAGGACAGTCATTTCGTCTGGTCCTATGCGGTCGAGATCAGCAACGACGGCCAGGAAGCGGTTCAGCTTAAATCGCGCACGTGGCGCATCACCGATGCGCTCGGCCATACCGAAGAAGTGCGCGGCCCGGGCGTCATCGGCCAGAACCCGGTGATCCAGCCCGGCGAGTCGTTCAACTACATGTCCGGCTGCCCGTTGAAGACGCCTCAGGGCATCATGGTCGGCAGCTATCAAATGACGGACGAGTCCGGCACGCTGTTCGACGTCGCCATTCCGGCATTCTCGCTGGATAGCCCCTACACGCGCCGCAGCATGAACTGA